From Anticarsia gemmatalis isolate Benzon Research Colony breed Stoneville strain chromosome 27, ilAntGemm2 primary, whole genome shotgun sequence, one genomic window encodes:
- the LOC142984394 gene encoding chorion class A protein Ld19-like, which translates to MNTLAVVFLCVQACLVQTVFSQCGGCGYGARVAAPFAGIAPALGCGGAALGYGGLAASGGLAGLGAYGSAAGVGYAASGASAYGGAGEGNVAVAGELPVAGNTAVIGQVPILGAVRFEGAVPACGAVSIAGQCACGCGY; encoded by the exons ATGAATACCCTCGCTGTTGTGTTCCTCTGCGTCCAAGCTTGCTTGGTACAA ACCGTGTTCAGTCAGTGCGGTGGATGCGGCTACGGCGCGCGTGTCGCCGCTCCCTTCGCTGGCATCGCTCCTGCTCTCGGCTGCGGTGGAGCCGCTCTTGGTTACGGTGGACTCGCCGCATCAGGAGGCTTAGCTGGACTCGGCGCGTATGGTAGCGCTGCTGGTGTTGGGTATGCAGCTTCAGGTGCGAGTGCGTACGGCGGCGCCGGTGAAGGTAACGTGGCGGTCGCCGGTGAGCTGCCAGTCGCCGGTAACACCGCCGTCATCGGTCAGGTGCCTATCTTGGGCGCTGTGAGATTCGAAGGAGCTGTGCCGGCTTGTGGCGCCGTGTCCATCGCTGGACAGTGCGCTTGCGGCTGTGGATACTGA